From Armatimonadota bacterium, a single genomic window includes:
- the sppA gene encoding signal peptide peptidase SppA — translation MGLIIDLVVNLLRLLGNLLVRLAGRPPDYVLLDLAGAYPERRTPRPRFLPFRGVLPFGLPAPEESLEELREVLDRLARAPRVRGVVVRLGELSAGLATAQSLRAALQDLRRRGKRVVAYLTSVSTLQYYLATAADEILLPESAVVALTGLRTEVTFLRDVFDRLGIAPEFDRIAEYKTAADPFLRRSMSPAHREMLDAILDGLLEEIVADVAAARGLEAAAVRTAVNRAPLPAAEALGLGLVDGLLYEDELPRRLGTAWREAVLRPWVAARRRIPFPYRWPSLQDVVAVVVLRGMIVPGESREFPVSLPLVGRHLSGSSTVARAFRAVERARRVRAVVFYVDSRGGSALASDLIWREVERVKRQKPVVVYMGDVAGSGGYYVACGASRVIAQPAAITGSIGVVVGKLVLADLFRRHGLNREILTRGAAAAITSPFSRYSEEEWARVRREMQDIYRRFIGRVSQGRARAMEEVEGVAGGRVWTGRQALARGLVDELGDFTLAVRRARELAGIPPQREVAVVTVRPPRAAGIPAFPTTPAEMIKGLRQVAALAAERALLLMALP, via the coding sequence ATGGGCCTGATCATCGACCTGGTGGTCAACCTTCTCCGGCTCCTGGGCAATCTGCTGGTCCGGCTGGCCGGGCGTCCCCCCGACTATGTGCTCCTGGACCTGGCGGGCGCCTACCCGGAGCGGCGCACGCCCCGCCCGCGCTTCCTGCCCTTCCGCGGGGTGCTGCCTTTCGGGCTTCCGGCTCCCGAGGAGAGCCTGGAAGAGCTGCGCGAAGTGCTCGATCGCCTGGCCCGGGCCCCGCGAGTCCGCGGGGTGGTAGTGCGTCTGGGGGAGCTCAGCGCTGGCCTGGCCACGGCCCAGAGCCTGCGCGCCGCACTGCAGGACCTGCGGCGCCGGGGGAAACGTGTCGTCGCCTACCTGACCTCGGTCTCCACCCTCCAGTACTACCTGGCCACGGCGGCGGACGAGATCCTGCTACCGGAGAGCGCCGTGGTGGCGCTCACCGGGCTGCGCACCGAGGTCACCTTCCTGCGCGACGTCTTCGACCGGCTGGGCATCGCCCCCGAGTTTGACCGCATCGCCGAGTACAAGACGGCCGCCGACCCCTTTCTGCGGCGCTCCATGTCCCCGGCGCACCGGGAGATGCTGGACGCCATTCTGGACGGGCTGCTGGAGGAGATCGTCGCCGACGTGGCGGCGGCGCGGGGCCTGGAGGCGGCCGCAGTCCGCACGGCGGTGAACCGCGCCCCCCTGCCGGCGGCGGAGGCGCTGGGCCTGGGCCTGGTGGACGGCCTCCTGTATGAAGACGAGCTGCCGCGGCGCCTGGGCACGGCGTGGCGGGAGGCGGTGCTGCGGCCGTGGGTAGCTGCGCGGCGACGTATCCCCTTCCCCTACCGCTGGCCTTCTCTGCAGGATGTGGTCGCCGTGGTGGTGCTGCGGGGGATGATCGTCCCCGGAGAGAGCCGGGAGTTCCCCGTCTCCCTGCCGCTGGTGGGCCGGCACCTGTCGGGCTCCAGCACCGTCGCCCGTGCCTTCCGCGCCGTGGAGCGGGCGCGCCGGGTGCGGGCCGTGGTCTTCTACGTGGACTCCCGTGGCGGGTCGGCCCTGGCCTCGGACCTGATCTGGCGGGAGGTGGAACGGGTGAAGCGGCAAAAGCCCGTGGTGGTCTACATGGGCGACGTGGCCGGATCGGGAGGATACTACGTGGCCTGTGGGGCGAGCCGGGTAATCGCCCAGCCCGCTGCCATCACCGGATCCATCGGGGTGGTGGTGGGCAAGCTGGTCCTGGCCGACCTCTTCCGCAGGCACGGGTTGAACCGGGAGATCCTCACGCGCGGTGCGGCTGCCGCCATCACCTCTCCCTTCAGCCGCTACAGCGAAGAGGAGTGGGCCCGCGTCCGCCGTGAGATGCAGGACATCTACCGCCGCTTCATCGGGCGGGTGTCGCAGGGGCGCGCCCGAGCGATGGAGGAAGTGGAAGGTGTCGCTGGCGGGAGGGTGTGGACCGGGAGGCAGGCGCTGGCGCGCGGGCTGGTGGACGAGCTGGGAGACTTCACCCTGGCCGTGCGGCGGGCGCGGGAGCTGGCCGGTATCCCTCCCCAGCGCGAGGTCGCCGTGGTTACAGTGCGGCCGCCGCGCGCTGCGGGAATCCCGGCCTTTCCCACGACCCCGGCGGAGATGATCAAAGGCCTGCGGCAGGTGGCGGCGCTGGCTGCGGAGCGCGCCCTGCTACTGATGGCGCTGCCATGA
- a CDS encoding MBL fold metallo-hydrolase, which translates to MIARGGGILRVRVLRSGSAGNAILVEACGTRLLVDAGIPVDLVERELAPLGLEAADLDAILLTHEHDDHTRGAGAVARAAGIPVLANERTLHQAAHVLGAVATERFTTGVPFALGAFTVEPFPVPHDAVEPVGFVLQVDGLQVVVAHDLGAVDGVLQERLPAADLILLEANYDPRLLGVSGYPWFLKNRILSPTGHLSNESAAQAAVWAARGGKAQTLFLVHLSEVNNLPPLARDVVRWALEREGVTTTQVYAVRSPAGGLLWEAGLESAPVP; encoded by the coding sequence ATGATCGCACGCGGCGGAGGGATCCTGCGGGTGCGCGTCCTGCGCAGCGGTAGCGCGGGGAATGCCATCCTGGTGGAGGCCTGTGGCACCCGCCTGCTGGTGGATGCCGGCATCCCTGTGGACCTGGTGGAGCGGGAGCTGGCGCCGCTGGGCCTGGAGGCCGCCGACCTGGATGCCATTCTCCTCACCCACGAGCACGACGACCACACCCGCGGCGCCGGGGCGGTGGCGCGCGCCGCCGGGATCCCTGTGCTGGCCAACGAGCGCACGCTGCACCAGGCGGCGCACGTCCTGGGCGCGGTGGCGACGGAGCGTTTCACCACGGGAGTGCCCTTTGCTCTGGGAGCCTTTACCGTAGAGCCCTTCCCCGTTCCTCACGACGCGGTGGAGCCGGTGGGATTCGTGCTGCAAGTGGACGGCCTGCAGGTGGTGGTGGCTCATGACCTGGGTGCTGTGGACGGTGTGCTCCAGGAGCGCCTCCCCGCGGCGGACCTGATCCTGCTGGAGGCCAACTACGACCCACGGCTGCTAGGCGTCTCCGGGTATCCCTGGTTCCTGAAGAACCGTATTCTCAGCCCCACCGGCCACCTCTCCAACGAGAGCGCGGCCCAGGCCGCGGTGTGGGCCGCGCGCGGGGGAAAGGCTCAGACGTTGTTCCTGGTCCACCTCAGCGAGGTGAATAACCTCCCTCCCCTGGCGCGGGACGTGGTGCGCTGGGCGCTGGAGCGCGAAGGGGTGACGACGACCCAGGTCTACGCGGTGCGCTCCCCCGCCGGAGGGCTGCTGTGGGAAGCCGGCCTTGAGTCTGCGCCTGTTCCCTGA